A single region of the Triticum dicoccoides isolate Atlit2015 ecotype Zavitan chromosome 2B, WEW_v2.0, whole genome shotgun sequence genome encodes:
- the LOC119364748 gene encoding protein NRT1/ PTR FAMILY 4.6-like, whose amino-acid sequence MLRIEGSMEASRLQSSSTGYMLLALQAYLPSQHPLDCEINKEPNNCESAKGWSLTLLYLSLLMFAIGEGCMRACIPLLGGDQFSNDDPKETHLKSTFLSWIKFANSVGALMGLVFLVWIENNLGWALGFMISALIVLVGLFVAASGLPFYRTQKPNGSPLKGILQVLVTSSKKRQVATIDVIELQEIGAADSVDGEGRSDSKSTGTTQIEELTKAITRMLPIFISCLLIYLPFTLLMTLTIQVGSTMDKGIGAIQISSASLIAIPTAFHMLMQPCYRRILMPLLQRFTGHTHGITPLQSIGAGSVCGVAAACLAALVETRRLTVAEQHGLTSTGAGVPMSVFWLVLQFFLLSIMDATSFSGLIEFIKSESSPEMKLIAPAAQSIIAGIAAWLACAFIQLANNASRRGDGGRGWLDGADFNRTRLDRFFFLLAAFELVALINYAFWARRYAKKQRSSGVGLVGHSSEN is encoded by the exons ATGCTGCGGATCGAAGGAAGCATGGAGGCATCAAGGCTACAATCTTCCTCTACG GGCTATATGTTGCTAGCATTGCAGGCATACTTGCCTTCACAACATCCTCTGGATTGTGAGATAAACAAAGAACCAAACAACTGTGAGTCAGCTAAAGGTTGGAGCTTAACACTGCTCTACTTGAGCTTATTGATGtttgccatcggagaaggctgcatGCGCGCTTGCATACCATTGCTTGGTGGAGATCAGTTCAGCAATGATGATCCAAAAGAAACACATCTCAAGAGTACGTTCTTGAGCTGGATCAAGTTTGCAAACTCTGTTGGAGCACTCATGGGATTGGTATTCTTAGTCTGGATCgagaacaatttgggctgggcccttGGCTTTATGATATCTGCACTTATTGTACTTGTAGGGCTGTTTGTGGCAGCCAGTGGACTGCCTTTCTATAGAACACAGAAGCCTAATGGAAGTCCTCTAAAGGGAATATTGCAG GTTCTTGTCACTTCATCAAAGAAGAGGCAGGTTGCTACCATAGATGTTATCGAGCTGCAGGAGATAGGAGCAGCGGATAGTGTTGATGGGGAAGGCAGATCTGACAGCAAGAGCACTGG CACCACTCAGATCGAGGAGTTAACAAAGGCCATCACCCGAATGCTTCCAATCTTCATCAGCTGCTTGCTCATCTACCTGCCCTTCACACTGCTAATGACACTAACGATACAAGTCGGAAGCACCATGGACAAAGGGATAGGCGCGATCCAGATATCCTCCGCCTCTCTCATTGCAATCCCAACAGCATTTCACATGCTTATGCAACCATGCTACAGGCGGATATTGATGCCACTGCTACAAAGATTTACAGGCCACACACACGGAATCACCCCACTGCAGAGTATCGGTGCTGGCTCAGTGTGCGGGGTAGCAGCAGCATGCCTTGCGGCGTTAGTGGAAACAAGAAGGCTGACAGTCGCAGAACAGCATGGGCTAACATCGACAGGAGCAGGTGTCCCGATGTCCGTGTTCTGGTTGGTGCTGCAATTTTTCCTGCTAAGCATCATGGATGCAACATCCTTCAGCGGACTGATTGAGTTCATAAAGAGCGAGTCATCTCCGGAAATGAAGCTGATAGCACCGGCAGCGCAGTCCATTATTGCAGGAATAGCAGCCTGGTTAGCATGTGCCTTCATACAGCTGGCGAACAACGCGTCACGGCGCGGCGATGGTGGAAGAGGGTGGCTAGATGGAGCAGACTTCAACAGGACACGCCTTGATCGTTTCTTCTTTTTACTGGCAGCCTTCGAGCTGGTGGCACTCATCAACTATGCTTTCTGGGCTAGGAGATATGCCAAGAAGCAACGGAGCAGCGGTGTTGGATTAGTCGGTCATAGCTCTGAAAACTAA